CTTTTTCAACTACAGCAAACTTAATTGTATCTTTACAAGGAATATTAATTTCTCTAGTAGCAAAAGAAGGAGGCCAACCAGGAAGTTCTGACATTGGTTTTTCTTGAGCAGAAAATAAACTTACTAAACGAGCTGCGCCATAAATAGCATCATCAAAACCATACCATCCATCTGAAAAAAACATATGTCCTGACATTTCTCCTGCTAATGGAGCATTAAGCTCTCTCATTCTAGCTTTTATAATAGAGTGACCTGTTGCTGACATCACAGGATTTCCACCATGCTTCTGGATATCATCAAAAAGTCTATTTGAACACTTCACATCTCCAATAACAATTGAACCTGGCTTATGTACAAGGAGTTCTCGTGCATAGATAGACAGTAATTCATCCCCAAATAATAAACGACCATTTGAATCAATGATACCCAATCTATCAGCATCACCATCTAACCCTATACCTAAATCTGCATGTTCAGCTTTCACTTTATTAGCCAAATCTTTCATATTTTCTTCTACCACAGGATCAGGATGATGATGAGGAAAATTTCCATCTGGCTCACAATAAAGACAGGTTACCTCTGCACCTATCCTCTTTAAAATATCTGCACAAATAGTACCACCAACACCATTGCCCCCATCAACAACTACTTTAACTGGACGTAACAGTTTACACCATGCTTCAACAGCAGCCATATATGATGGTATAATATCATGGAAAGATAAAACACCTTGCCCTGAAGCAAACGAACCTACTTCAAATAATTTATGTATACTTTGAATCTCATCACCATAAATTGTAGATTCACCTGCCCAAATCTTAAAGCCATTATATTGCGATGGATTATGACTTGCAGTAATCATAACACCACCATGACGATTCAAATACTTAACTGCAAAATATAAAACTGGCGTTGGAATCATCCCAATACTAATTACATCAACTCCAGTTGATAACAATCCTTTCACTAATGCATTATTATAGTCCACCGATGATTTTCGACAGTCATAACCCACAACAGCCGATGAAATACCCTGACTTACAAAATATGTTCCAATGACCTTACCTAACTTTTCTACCCAATCCAAATCAAAATCTACATCTACAATACCTCGGATATCATATGCACGAAAAACATTACTTGTTCCCATGAATTCTCCCTATTTATTGTACAAAAATTAATATAATAAAATTATTTTTCTCATAGTATAAAAAAATTCTATCTTAATCCTGTAGAAAACCTTATTAAATAATCATTCTACAACTATTTCATAAATAATGCCAGTAAACTAAAATCAATATACATACTATATTACCTCTTATAATATTTAAGATTATAGATATACTACTAAAAATATATACACTTCTAAATTAAAGTTAAATTTAGTAACTTCCTTGACCGTAAAAATATTATGTTCTATTGTTATCCATTATGAATTGGGACTGGGAAAAGCTACAAGAAAAACGACAGAGGCAAAACTGGGGACAAGGTCGTACGCCAAAAGACTCAGGTAATAACACACCACCACCAAATGGCTCAGATCCTAACCCTGAACAACTTTTTGGAAATTTTTTCAAACAGTTCAGACTTAAACCTAACAGTGGGAAAGTAAAATGGATTATACTTATCCTTATTTCTTTGTGGTTATTATCAGGGATTTATATTGTAAATCCTGATGAACAAGGTGTAGTCCTCCAATTTGGAAAATATAACCGTACAGTTGATGCAGGCCCACACTATGCTCTACCTTACCCTATAGAAACAGTATATAAGCCAAAAGTTACCCAAGTAAGACGGGTGGAAGTTGGCTTTCGTTCAACCTCTCTTGGTGGTACATTTCAACAAGGTGCTACACGAACTCTACCTGAAGAAGCATCTATGTTAACTGGTGACGAAAATATTGTTAATGTTCAATTTAGTGTACAATACCAAATTAACAATCCTGTAGAATACCTTTTTAATGTTACTAATCCTACAGCAGTTATTAAAAGTGCAGCTGAAGCTGCTATGCGAGAAGTTATTGGTAATAGTATGATTGACTCTGCTCTGACTGATGGAAAACTTCAAATTCAAAATGAGGCTACAGAATTATTACAAGAAATTCTTGATCGTTACAAAGTTGGTATACATGTTTTAGCAGTTCAACTACAAGACGTACATCCTCCTAAAGAAGTAAGTGACTCTTTCAAAGATGTTGCTAGTGCTCGTGAAGATAAAAGTCGTATTATTAATGAAGCTGAAGCATATCGAAATGAGCTTATACCTAAAGCTAGGGGACTAGCAACAGAAATTGAAAATAAAGCTCAAGCATACAAAGAAACACGTATTCGTAATGCAAAAGGTGAAACAGCAAAATTTCAAGCTTTGCTTTTAGAATATAATCAAGCAAAAGAAATTACTAAAAAACGTATGTACCTTGAAGCAATGGAAGGGATATTAAGTCAACCTGGTATAGAAAAAATTATTCTTGATAACAAAGTTGCTGGAAAAGCCTTACCACTTCTACCCCTTTCCCAAAAAGGACTCTCAGAATATTCTGTACCAAAAGATAAAATAAAGGAAAATAAGTAAATGCAACACAAAATTTCTATTCTTGTGAGTGTACTAGTTATTATCCTTATTATTAGTTCACAATCCATTTTCATTGTAAATGAAACAGAAAAAGCTCTTGTTTTACAACTTGGAGATCCTGTTGATCGTATTTTTGGGCCAGGATTACATTTTAAAATCCCATTTATTCAAAAGGTAATTTTTTTTGATGCCAGGATATTAGATTATGATGCACGTGCAGCTGAGGCTCTTACAAGCGATAAAAAAACAATAGTCCTTGATAATTATGCTAGATGGCGTATTGTTAATCCATTAGAATTTTACCGCACCGTCAGAACTATTCCTGGAGCTCAAGCACGTCTTGATGATGTAGTATACTCACAGTTAAGAGCTCAAGTCGGTAGCCATACTCTCACTGAAGTTGTATCTCAAAATCGTAGTAACATAATGTCAGATGTTACACGCCGCACTTCTGATATTATGAAAGAATATGGGATTGAAGTTATTGATGTTCGTATCAAAAGGACAGATCTCCCTTCAGAAAATCAACGTGCTATTTTTGGCCGTATGCGTGCAGAACGTGAACGACAAGCAAAACAATACCGCTCAGAAGGTGTTGAAGAATCTACTAAACTTCGCTCTCAAGCAGACAAAGAACAAGCAATTATCTTAGCAGAAGCTAATCGTAAGGCATCTATTATACAAGGTGAAGGTGATGCTATTGCTACAAAAATATATGCAGATACATTCCAAAAATCACCAGAATTTTATGAATTTCAACGAGGTCTTGAAGCACTTAGGAACGGACTAAAAGAAAATACTCATATGGTCATCACAAATGATGATCTATTCTTTCGCCCCATTCAAAAATAATATGAGGCAAACTCTCCGGGAGAACGCTATGACTTTCTTTCAAGAAGTTTATGACCGAGTTCGATTTGCCACAAATACAAAGACTCAAGCTGAATTGGCAAATATACTTGAAATTAGACAGTCTAGTATATCCGATGCAAAGCGAAGAGATTCTGTCCCCCCTGAATGGTATATAAAACTCTTTGAAAAGTTTGGATTAAATCCGGATTGGATTAAGCAAGGAGTGGGGCCTATGTATCTCCGAACAGAACAAGGATATATTCCTAGAGAGCTTCCATTAACAGGTGTACAAGAAACACCTATGCATTATGGTGATCCTATCTCAAAAAGTGTATTACATACTGTCTTTTCTATGAGGTGCAATTACATAGAAAATAGTAATTCACTACCTATCTTACAGCCCACTGGGAAAATTGCATTACCTCAACCATATACAGGAGCAAATATCCTTGTATTTCAAACCGAGTCAGATGCGTTTCTTCCTCTAGTTCGTCGGTATACCTATCTAGGTATTAATACAGACTTTACACATCCTCAATCTGGAGAAATTTACGCTGTTTTTATGCCATATGAAGGAATAGCTCTTAAACGTCTTTTTTTAAGTACACAAAAAAATGGTTTTTGTTTATGTACAGATCAAAATGATAGTCACGAAAGCTTCTTACCTGCTCAAGAATGTCCTATACGTATACTAGGCCGGCTTGCTTGGGTTTTCCAAACCTTTTAAATATTAACATTAATCTATAATATTAATAAACTAAAATTTAGTTACCCTAACAGAACTTCTAATAACTATCTGCTAGGGCAACTAAATCATATGAATGAGATTCCATAATATCGGCCTCTATGAGTTCCCCAGGCTTTATATTTGGTCCACTTATATATACCATACCATCAACTTCTGGAGCTTGAAACCATGCTCTTCCTGTATACAACTCTGGCCACTCTGGATGAACATTGTCTACAATAAGGGATAACCGCTTACCAACAAAATTTTTAAGCCATTTTTCACTAATTTTTAATTGAATTTCCATTAATTCTGCTTTTCGTTGTTCTTTTACTTTTTCACCAACTTGATTTGGCATGACAGCTGCCGGAGTTCCTGCTTCAGCTACATATGAAAAAATACCTAAATGCTGAAATTTAATTTCCTCTATAAATTTGCTTAAATATACATGATGTCCCTCTGTCTCTCCAGGGAAACCTGTAATAACTGATGTTCGAAGGACAGCTTCAGGAAACACAGATCGAATATTATCTATAACTTTTCTTGGATTTTTTGCAAATGGTCTTCCCATACAGGAAAGAATATCTGGATGTGCGTGTTGTATTGGAACATCAAAATATGGAACAAAAGGTTCACCTACCGATTTCAAATAAAGTAAAAAATCCTTTGTTAATCCTGTAGGATATAGATACATAAGTCGTAATCGCTTTAATCCATCTAAAACTAATAAGTGATCCAATAGAGTTTTTAAACCATAGTTATTAGGAAGATCTCTCCCCCATGCTGTTACATCCTGAGCAACAAGTACTAGCTCTTTTACTCCTTGATCAAGAATATGACGACTTTCTTTAACAAGTTCATCTATTGAATATGAGTGTAACGAACCACGTATAGAAGGAATTGTACAAAAAGAACATGAGTGTTGACAGCCATCACTTATTTTAAGCCATGCATAAGATTTGCCTGTAGTTATTATACGATCAGTGACTAAAAATGTAGACTTTATATTTAATGCTAACAAAATTTGTTCGTTCCAACTTTCTATCTCTTTATTATCAAGCCATAAATCTACTTCAGGAATATCTTTCTTCAAAATTTTTTCACCATAACGTCCAACAAAACATCCAGCAACTATAATAAAAGGTTTTTCAGATAACTCTTCAACATCAGCAACAAGTTGTAAAATAGTATTTACAGACTCTTGAACAGCTGTGTGTATAAAACTACATGTATTGATAAAAACAAAATCGGCATTATTAGGATAATCTATAAAAGTTAAAGGAATACCTAATGAACCCAATAATCTTTCGGTATCTACCCTATTTTTTGGACAACCAAGGCTTATAGCATGACAACGTAATGATGGAGAGTGACTATTCATAAAATAACCTCAATAAAAACTTGACCCATTACAATGTTAAGGTCACTGTATGGCGATAAAAATTACCTAATATACCTTGCTAACGACATAAAAGGAATTTCAATGGATTCATCCTTCAACCTTCAAGCACCTGATATAAAAACTACAGAAAAAAACAATGCTATCCCTACAGTAATACTTGCCACACGAAATACAGGGAAAATTCAAGAATTAAAAGATATGTTATGTAATTTTAAGTTACATATACTTTGTCTTGAAGATTTTCCTGAAATTCCAGAAATAGAAGAAACAGGCAAAACTTTTGAAGAAAATGCATTAATTAAAGCTAAGGTAGTATCACAATATACAGGACTCATAGCTATTGCTGATGACTCTGGACTTGAAGTTGATATATTAAACGGTGCCCCAGGTATATATTCCTCAAGATACGCAGAAGATATACCAAATATACATAATTTAACAATAGATCAACATAACATATCAAAACTTCTTTCCATACTTACAAACGTTCCCTTAACACAACGAACAGCAAAACTATGCACAACAATAGTTGCCTATAATACAAATGGAAAGTATATCACTGCAAAAGGAATAACAAAAGGTTTAATCTCATTAACATCAAAAGGAAATAACGGCTTTGGTTATGATCCTATTTTTTTTGATACTAACTTAGGAAAAACATTTGGAGAACTCCCTCTTAAAGAAAAAAAACAATATAGCCATAGAACAAAAGCATTAAAGAAACTTTTAGAATTATGGCCAACATTATATAATGAGATATAATAGTTGTATTCTACTATTCTACTTTCATTTTTTTATAAAATAAACAAAGTTTTGGTCTAGTTATCATGATTAATTTACTAAATATTACTTATCCTGAATTTGAATCACTTATTGTAACTACGCTTCAAGAAAAAACATATAGAGCTATGCAAATATGGCAGTGGGTTTGGCAAAAACAAATAACAGATATTGAGTCAATGACCAATTTACCCCAAAAAATTCGAGCTTCTCTTACTGCCTTAATAAAAATTAATTTGCCTGAAATAGTTACAATACAACAGTCATCTGATGGTACTAAAAAATTTCTACTTCGTCTTTCTGATGGAGCTTTAATAGAAACTGTCCTAATACCTAGCATAGATAAAGCAGGAAATATAAGAATAACACAATGCTTATCATCTCAGGTTGGATGTTCTATGGGGTGTACTTTTTGCAGTACAGCTACAATGGGATTTATTCGAAACCTGACAGCAGGAGAAATTGTAAGCCAAGTACTTTTAGCAAAACTACACTTAAACGATAATAAGCCAGATAAACCTATTATCCGTAACATTGTTTTTATGGGCATGGGAGAACCACTACTCAACCTAACTGAACTTACACGTGCTTTACATATCTTACATTCAGAAAAAGGACTAAACTTCTCTGCTAGACGAATTACTGTTTCTACCTGTGGCATAAAAAAAGGAATCCAAGCCTTAAGTGAAAATGGCTTAGCCTTCTTAGCACTATCTCTCCATGCCTCTAATCAAGAGCTACGGAGTACAATAATGCCTAAGGCTGCAAAATGGGATCTTAAAGAACTTATAGACACACTAAAAAATTATTCCCTAAAAAAAAGAGAAAAAATTACATTTGAATATTTACTATTAGGAGGAATTAATGACTCTCCTGAACATGCAAAAGAACTTGCTAAACTTATTACTGATATAAAAGGAAAACTCAACCTTATTCCTTATAATCCTGCGCAAGGACAGCCTTACTTAAAGCCAACAGAAGAAAACATTCTCAAATTTCAAAAAGTATTATGGTCTAAGGGAATTGTTACGATCCTCCGTAAAAGTAAAGGACAAGACATTAATGCAGCTTGCGGTCAACTAAA
The sequence above is drawn from the Lawsonia intracellularis PHE/MN1-00 genome and encodes:
- the rdgB gene encoding RdgB/HAM1 family non-canonical purine NTP pyrophosphatase, with the translated sequence MDSSFNLQAPDIKTTEKNNAIPTVILATRNTGKIQELKDMLCNFKLHILCLEDFPEIPEIEETGKTFEENALIKAKVVSQYTGLIAIADDSGLEVDILNGAPGIYSSRYAEDIPNIHNLTIDQHNISKLLSILTNVPLTQRTAKLCTTIVAYNTNGKYITAKGITKGLISLTSKGNNGFGYDPIFFDTNLGKTFGELPLKEKKQYSHRTKALKKLLELWPTLYNEI
- a CDS encoding helix-turn-helix domain-containing protein → MTFFQEVYDRVRFATNTKTQAELANILEIRQSSISDAKRRDSVPPEWYIKLFEKFGLNPDWIKQGVGPMYLRTEQGYIPRELPLTGVQETPMHYGDPISKSVLHTVFSMRCNYIENSNSLPILQPTGKIALPQPYTGANILVFQTESDAFLPLVRRYTYLGINTDFTHPQSGEIYAVFMPYEGIALKRLFLSTQKNGFCLCTDQNDSHESFLPAQECPIRILGRLAWVFQTF
- the hflK gene encoding FtsH protease activity modulator HflK, yielding MNWDWEKLQEKRQRQNWGQGRTPKDSGNNTPPPNGSDPNPEQLFGNFFKQFRLKPNSGKVKWIILILISLWLLSGIYIVNPDEQGVVLQFGKYNRTVDAGPHYALPYPIETVYKPKVTQVRRVEVGFRSTSLGGTFQQGATRTLPEEASMLTGDENIVNVQFSVQYQINNPVEYLFNVTNPTAVIKSAAEAAMREVIGNSMIDSALTDGKLQIQNEATELLQEILDRYKVGIHVLAVQLQDVHPPKEVSDSFKDVASAREDKSRIINEAEAYRNELIPKARGLATEIENKAQAYKETRIRNAKGETAKFQALLLEYNQAKEITKKRMYLEAMEGILSQPGIEKIILDNKVAGKALPLLPLSQKGLSEYSVPKDKIKENK
- the rlmN gene encoding 23S rRNA (adenine(2503)-C(2))-methyltransferase RlmN, which codes for MINLLNITYPEFESLIVTTLQEKTYRAMQIWQWVWQKQITDIESMTNLPQKIRASLTALIKINLPEIVTIQQSSDGTKKFLLRLSDGALIETVLIPSIDKAGNIRITQCLSSQVGCSMGCTFCSTATMGFIRNLTAGEIVSQVLLAKLHLNDNKPDKPIIRNIVFMGMGEPLLNLTELTRALHILHSEKGLNFSARRITVSTCGIKKGIQALSENGLAFLALSLHASNQELRSTIMPKAAKWDLKELIDTLKNYSLKKREKITFEYLLLGGINDSPEHAKELAKLITDIKGKLNLIPYNPAQGQPYLKPTEENILKFQKVLWSKGIVTILRKSKGQDINAACGQLKTTYLSQSSSTIY
- a CDS encoding phosphomannomutase/phosphoglucomutase, whose amino-acid sequence is MGTSNVFRAYDIRGIVDVDFDLDWVEKLGKVIGTYFVSQGISSAVVGYDCRKSSVDYNNALVKGLLSTGVDVISIGMIPTPVLYFAVKYLNRHGGVMITASHNPSQYNGFKIWAGESTIYGDEIQSIHKLFEVGSFASGQGVLSFHDIIPSYMAAVEAWCKLLRPVKVVVDGGNGVGGTICADILKRIGAEVTCLYCEPDGNFPHHHPDPVVEENMKDLANKVKAEHADLGIGLDGDADRLGIIDSNGRLLFGDELLSIYARELLVHKPGSIVIGDVKCSNRLFDDIQKHGGNPVMSATGHSIIKARMRELNAPLAGEMSGHMFFSDGWYGFDDAIYGAARLVSLFSAQEKPMSELPGWPPSFATREINIPCKDTIKFAVVEKVKNYFKSQYETIEIDGARINFPYGWGLVRASNTQPVLVTRFEADTEEHLMSIRKEVETPLMQWINEAKENV
- the hflC gene encoding protease modulator HflC, which encodes MQHKISILVSVLVIILIISSQSIFIVNETEKALVLQLGDPVDRIFGPGLHFKIPFIQKVIFFDARILDYDARAAEALTSDKKTIVLDNYARWRIVNPLEFYRTVRTIPGAQARLDDVVYSQLRAQVGSHTLTEVVSQNRSNIMSDVTRRTSDIMKEYGIEVIDVRIKRTDLPSENQRAIFGRMRAERERQAKQYRSEGVEESTKLRSQADKEQAIILAEANRKASIIQGEGDAIATKIYADTFQKSPEFYEFQRGLEALRNGLKENTHMVITNDDLFFRPIQK
- the rimO gene encoding 30S ribosomal protein S12 methylthiotransferase RimO codes for the protein MNSHSPSLRCHAISLGCPKNRVDTERLLGSLGIPLTFIDYPNNADFVFINTCSFIHTAVQESVNTILQLVADVEELSEKPFIIVAGCFVGRYGEKILKKDIPEVDLWLDNKEIESWNEQILLALNIKSTFLVTDRIITTGKSYAWLKISDGCQHSCSFCTIPSIRGSLHSYSIDELVKESRHILDQGVKELVLVAQDVTAWGRDLPNNYGLKTLLDHLLVLDGLKRLRLMYLYPTGLTKDFLLYLKSVGEPFVPYFDVPIQHAHPDILSCMGRPFAKNPRKVIDNIRSVFPEAVLRTSVITGFPGETEGHHVYLSKFIEEIKFQHLGIFSYVAEAGTPAAVMPNQVGEKVKEQRKAELMEIQLKISEKWLKNFVGKRLSLIVDNVHPEWPELYTGRAWFQAPEVDGMVYISGPNIKPGELIEADIMESHSYDLVALADSY